The Campylobacter sp. CN_NE2 region GAAGGAACTGCATTGGTTGTATATATTGCTTCATATCCCATAGATAGAATTATTTTTATATTTATAACCGTTTTAACTAAGTATGCAAATAAACCTATAAAAAACATTATATATCCGAGTTTGAGATTAAAAATATAATTTGCTTTTGGGATACTTGTGTTTATAAATTTATTATATTTTGCAAATCCCAGCATCATTCCGATATGAATAGATAGCATTGTAAATAAAAGTATAAAATTTAACTCTAAAAAAGTATTATCTGAAAAAATAAAATTTGCAAGTCGATAACTTTCCTCATAAGCTTCATATATATCAGGAAAAAAGAAATTTAAAATATTTCTCATATTTAAAAAAATATTAAAACAACCTATAAATAAAATTTCTAAACTAAACCAATTTTTATTTATTTTGTAAATCGTTGCAATAGCATATAATGATAAAAATATATTTTGAAATTCTAAAATTTTAAAATAAGTTTTACTATATCCTATGTCAAGTAAATACTGCGACATTATAAAAAACATAAAAATAAAATCGATAAGTAAAAACAAAACTATATATTTTTTATTGCTCATTTTATGAACCTAATCTCTTTGTGTTTTAGTTTTTGTTTTTCAATCGACGGAAATTTCATATAATTGCCATACATTTGAGTTAAATAAAAATTATAATCTTTGATTAAAACAGAGAAATTCATTTAAATCCTTTTAATTTTTTGTATATATTTTTGAAAAATACTGGAATAAAATCCATTTTAAAAAAAGCTGTTGCAAGGATTAATTTTGTTATAAAAGATAATGAATCATTTTTAAATATATATTTTATATGATTCGCCTCTGGGCAAATAAAATTTACTTTTTTATTTAAATTTCCCTTGATTGCTAAAATTATTGGAACTAGTATTCGTTCATAAAAATATTCTTTGTATTCGTTATCTACATTATGATTAATAAAAAAATTATTCATAGAAATAGATAATTGTTTTAGATCATTAGATAATTTTTCTGAGTAATTATTACATGTTAAAGATGAAGCATTAAATTTGCGATAATGACACAATGGTTTATGTATAAATGATATTTTTTTGGCAAAATAAAACAATTGTGTTGAAATAAAACAATCTTCTAGATATGAAAATTTTGGAAATGTAGTATTTTGATATAATGAACGCCTACACATTTTATTCCATACATAAGAGTGAATAATATCGATTAAAACCGCTTTTAGCCAATTTATTTGCGCTTTTTCATAATTTTCTTTATGATGAATTTCTTTATTTTCATAATTTATAAAATAATCACAACATACAATATCTGCATCATCTTCTTTCGCTTTTTTATATAAAGAGCTTGCCATATCAAGCTCAACCCAATCGTCGCTATCGATATGCAAAATATATTCGCCAGTCGCACTTTCAAAGCCTGTTTTCCTAGCCTGACCCAAACCTTCGTTTTGTGGTTTGTTTATGATTTTTATATCATTTTTTCTATTTGGATATTTTTCTATAACGCTTTGCAAAACTTGCATACTATTATCGGGCGTACAGTCATTTACAAAAACATACTCAATACTGTCAAAATCTTGCTCAAATAGCGTTGTAGCACATTTGGCGATATATTTTTCTACATTGTAAATAGGAACTATTATACTAACTGCGTATGGTTTCATTGTTTGTCCTATAACTCAAATTTTGATTTTTCTGGCAAAATACTATCAAAAGCCTTTTGGACATTTTGCATAATATCATCATAGTTTTCTATTTCGCCGTCATTTATGCAAATCTCTTTATATTTTTTAGTTTTAATTGCATTGCATAGTTCATCTACATTTGATGCTTTTTTATAACCAAAATCAAAATATTTTTTATTTCCGAAATTTGTTGGATGAAATTCACCTTTGCAAAGTCGCCAATATCTAAACAAATATTGATTTACATCTGTAATATTTCTAAATTTTGAATTCATTGTATCCAATAAAACATCGTCGCATTTATCCCAAACTTCTTTTATTACGGATTTTTTAAATGGTTGTGCAAAATGCCAATCTATAAAACCGTTAAATCTTGGATATGGTAATAAAAATATAGTTCTTAGCATATCAAAGCCATATTTATAATTAAACCATTTAAAAAAATTATTTTTTATAACACTATAAAAATTAAAATTTTTATTTATTTCGATACAATTATTTAGCAAAATATGTGCAAAATATTTTGGTGCATTTACATTTAATATAGCACAATCACACGGCAAACCATCCTTAAAGAAAAATTCCTGTTCTATGAAATTTGTCAGAAGAGTATCATCATTAAAATATACAAAATGTTCAGATAAATCTTTTATATTATGCATATAAAGTTCGATTGGATGGGAGCTAAAAATTGGCAAGTATTCTTTTGGAATATAGTCACTATGTTTAACGAAATTTAGTTTTGGTGCTTGCAAATTTAGCCACTCTGGCTTTTGGCCGTTTGTGATAAAATGAACTTTTCTAACCCATGGAGCAAATTTTTCCACACCGCGAAACCAATATTTTAACAATCCGTTATCTCTGTATCTAATATTGCTTGTATCTATTTGTTTATCTTGGGGGCAATATTTATTGAACTCCTTTATCCACTCGTGGTCGCTCCCATCTACCCAAGGAATTACAAAATCTATTTGCATATTTTACCTTTCTTTACTTTTTGGAAAATTTTTATAAATTTAGGAAACCATCACTGCAATTAAGGGTTTATTTTCCATTTACAACCTTTAAATTTTTATTATTAAACATTACCCACAATCCAAACAAACACGCTACTAAATATCCCACGCCATATCCTACAACCGTGCCATAGGCTGAAAATTTTGGTATAAAGACGATATAAGACAGAGTCGAAAATAGCAAAACCAATGCCCATTTGTAAATCAAAATTTTGCCTAGTTGCATTTTGATGATATAGATGTTTAAAGCTTCGTTTAAAAATATAAAAGGTAGCGTAAAAAGCAGAAATTTAAATACAGGAATTGCGCCGTTAAATTTGACTCCAAAAATCAAATTTATGATTAATGGTGCTAAAAAATACAAAATAACTGCCGTTAAAATCGCCAAAACAAACATACCAAAGCTAAGCTTTAAGACATTTGATTTTATAGTTTTTATATCGTCAAATTTATAAACAAAAAGTGGCGCAAATGAGATTGCGATTATCGGTGAAATCGCAATTACGATATTTAGAAGCGATATGGCAGAAGTATAAAGCCCTAGTGAAAATTCATCGCCCAAATGTTTTAAAAAAACAAAATCAACCCGCTTACAAACTATCATCAAAATAATCCCAGCAAAAAATGGTAAGCCTAACTTTAAGAATTTATAAATTTGCTCTTTATCGCAGGTAAAAAACCACTCTTTTGTTAAATTTCTATAAACTACCAAAAGTCCAAATGCTATCAAGAATAACTCAAATGCCATTACAAAACCATAAGCGTAGATATTTTTAACACCAAGATAATATAAAGCCAAAAACATTATAAGCTTGATTATGTGAGTTATCATCACCAAAACAGCGCGAT contains the following coding sequences:
- a CDS encoding oligosaccharide flippase family protein encodes the protein MAINPKIVKNIAWLLCEHGVRIVMGLAVTMILARVLSVEEYGNFQYILGLGVIFSALSYINPAEIVVPRLTNADAAERKIIMGNGFVIRFVSSVVAYLALLLFVFFTDDIKIFYLSIVMASSILVNESFGIVTAYLQSQTMIKYRAVLVMITHIIKLIMFLALYYLGVKNIYAYGFVMAFELFLIAFGLLVVYRNLTKEWFFTCDKEQIYKFLKLGLPFFAGIILMIVCKRVDFVFLKHLGDEFSLGLYTSAISLLNIVIAISPIIAISFAPLFVYKFDDIKTIKSNVLKLSFGMFVLAILTAVILYFLAPLIINLIFGVKFNGAIPVFKFLLFTLPFIFLNEALNIYIIKMQLGKILIYKWALVLLFSTLSYIVFIPKFSAYGTVVGYGVGYLVACLFGLWVMFNNKNLKVVNGK
- a CDS encoding Stealth CR1 domain-containing protein translates to MQIDFVIPWVDGSDHEWIKEFNKYCPQDKQIDTSNIRYRDNGLLKYWFRGVEKFAPWVRKVHFITNGQKPEWLNLQAPKLNFVKHSDYIPKEYLPIFSSHPIELYMHNIKDLSEHFVYFNDDTLLTNFIEQEFFFKDGLPCDCAILNVNAPKYFAHILLNNCIEINKNFNFYSVIKNNFFKWFNYKYGFDMLRTIFLLPYPRFNGFIDWHFAQPFKKSVIKEVWDKCDDVLLDTMNSKFRNITDVNQYLFRYWRLCKGEFHPTNFGNKKYFDFGYKKASNVDELCNAIKTKKYKEICINDGEIENYDDIMQNVQKAFDSILPEKSKFEL
- a CDS encoding glycosyltransferase family 2 protein, producing the protein MKPYAVSIIVPIYNVEKYIAKCATTLFEQDFDSIEYVFVNDCTPDNSMQVLQSVIEKYPNRKNDIKIINKPQNEGLGQARKTGFESATGEYILHIDSDDWVELDMASSLYKKAKEDDADIVCCDYFINYENKEIHHKENYEKAQINWLKAVLIDIIHSYVWNKMCRRSLYQNTTFPKFSYLEDCFISTQLFYFAKKISFIHKPLCHYRKFNASSLTCNNYSEKLSNDLKQLSISMNNFFINHNVDNEYKEYFYERILVPIILAIKGNLNKKVNFICPEANHIKYIFKNDSLSFITKLILATAFFKMDFIPVFFKNIYKKLKGFK